ACTTCACCTCGGTGCCGCCGTACTTGCTGTAGAGCACGACGTCGCCGACGGTGACGTCGAGCGGAAGACGGTTACCGTCCTCGAAGCGGCCCGGACCCACGGCAAGGACGACGCCCTCCTGGGGCTTCTCCTTCGCGGTGTCCGGGATGACCAGGCCAGAGGCCGTGGTCTGCTCGGCGTCGAGCGGCTGGACCACAATGCGGTCCTCGAGCGGCTTGATGGCAACCTTGGAGCTGGCGGTCGTCACGATCCGACCTCCCCCTTCGGAGATCTCACGGGGTTAACTGTCTGAGGTGGCGACCGGGTCGATCCGTCGTCGCGGGTGCCGGATCTGCCCTTCGCCATTGGCACTCTCCAGGGGGGAGTGCCAGGCCTGACACTATGACTGCGATTAGCACTCGGTCAAGCGGAGTGCCAAAGCCGGCGGCGTGGCGCGGCCCGGACGGCCCCTCAGGACGTGCGGGCGGACCCTTTCGGAGGTAGGTCTCCGCCTCCGGCTCTAGAGGTAGTTCTCCAGCCGCGCGGGGGTGAAGCCCTCCGCCTGGATGCGCCGGAGCAGCCGGACCGTGGCGTCCGTGAGGTCGGGCTCCTCGAAGCCGGTGAGGATGTCGCCCGGCCGGAGCCGGTGCGTGCCGGGGGCCCTGCCGAGGACGACCGCGCTGACCCCGCAGTCACCGGCGGCCCGCAGCGTGGTCGCGTCGTACCGGCCGTAGGGGGGCCGCAGCAGCCGGGGCCGGATGCCGAAGCGCTGCCGGAGCTTGTCCTGCTGCCCGCAGATCTCGGCGCGCTGGCCCGCGTAGGGCAGGCCGCGCAGGGAGGCGTGGTCGAGGGTGTGGTTCTGGACGGTCGCGCCGACCTCGCGCAGCCGGGCGAAGTGCGCGTACCCCGGCCCGACGACACTGTCCGTGAGGAACATGCTGACGGGCAGCCGCAGTTCACGGACCATGTCGACGAACCGCGGATCGCGTTCCGCTCCGTCGTCGTACGTCAGGAAGACGACCTTGTCGCGGGTGCGGACGTGGTCCACGACGGGCGGCAGACCCGGGCCCGCGGTGCGCGCGGCGGTCCGGGCGGGCGCGCGGGGCGCCGGGGCCAACGGGGCGGTCAGGCCCCAGCGGCGGTAC
The window above is part of the Streptomyces sp. NBC_01428 genome. Proteins encoded here:
- a CDS encoding polysaccharide deacetylase family protein, which codes for MRLRVPVAGLLAALLLTGCAQSVDPIERLGKKAAQRVHPQETAYRRWGLTAPLAPAPRAPARTAARTAGPGLPPVVDHVRTRDKVVFLTYDDGAERDPRFVDMVRELRLPVSMFLTDSVVGPGYAHFARLREVGATVQNHTLDHASLRGLPYAGQRAEICGQQDKLRQRFGIRPRLLRPPYGRYDATTLRAAGDCGVSAVVLGRAPGTHRLRPGDILTGFEEPDLTDATVRLLRRIQAEGFTPARLENYL
- the groES gene encoding co-chaperone GroES translates to MTTASSKVAIKPLEDRIVVQPLDAEQTTASGLVIPDTAKEKPQEGVVLAVGPGRFEDGNRLPLDVTVGDVVLYSKYGGTEVKYNGEEYLVLSARDVLAIIEK